AACCGCTGCGCAAGCCAAAAAAGCTGCAAACTTTATTCTTGAAACGGTTGCTTCAGGAAAAAGAGTTCTCTTTGTAGGTACCAAAAAACAAGCTCGTGAAACTATTGCAGAAGCAGCAAAAAAAGCTGATCAGTTTTACGTCATCAACCGCTGGATGGGTGGAACGCTCACCAACTTCAAAACCATTAAGGCTTCCATCGACCGCATGGTGAAGTTGATGGAAATGCGCGACAATGGCGAATTTGAAAAGCTCATCAAAAAAGAAGGCCTTAAAATGGCGCGCTCCATTGAAAAACTTGAAGAAAACTTGGGTGGTATTCGCGAAATGAAAAAAGCGCCAGGCGCTGTTATTCTTGTAGATCCAAGCCACGAACACATCGCAAAAAAAGAAGCTATGCGTCTCAACATTCCAGTTGTTGCCTTGCTTGATACCAACTGCGATCCAGATAACATCGATTATCCAATTGCATGCAACGATGATGCAATTCGTTCTATTCAGTACTTCATGGATTTGTTCACTGAAGCTTGCATCGAAGGCGGAAAACTACGTGACGTCCGCATCCGCGCCGATCAAGAAAAATCAGCACAACGAAAAGAAGAAGAGAAAAAATCTATGCCACGCGTTCGCGAAAAGAAAATGGCTGGAAACAAAACCAGAGCCTACACCGCGAAAAAAGCTGAACACGAAGAAGGCGCAAGCGCTGAAGAAGTAGAAACATTCGCAAAAGCAAGTGCTGAGAAAAAAGAAAACTAATTTTATGGATGATCCCTCCCCTTAGATTAAGGGGAGGTTAGGTGGGGTTATTGTTTTCACTCTCAAAAATCAATAACTCCCCCAGCCCCTCTTAATTTAAGAGGGGAGATATTCTGAATAATTTTAAAAAGGAGTTCGTAATGAGTATTTCAGCATCAGCAGTAAAAGAACTACGTGAAAAAACTGGCGCCGGCATGATGGAATGCAAAAAAGCGCTTACAGAAGCTTCTGGTGATTTTGAAAAAGCAATTGAGATTCTTCGCAAACGCGGATTGTCACTGGCTGCAAAAAAAGCTTCCCGAAAAGCATCCGAAGGAACCATTGGCGAATACTTAAGCAACGATGCCAGCTTCGGAACCTTGCTTGAAGTAAACTGCGAAACAGACTTCGTTGCAAAAAACGACGATTTTCAAAACTTCGTGGCAAAGCTTGTTGAGGTTATCAGCAAAAATAAACCTGCAAGTGTTGATGCCCTTATGGAACTTTCACTTGGAAGTGAAACCGTTGCAAGCACACTCACCAACATGATTGCAAAAATCGGGGAAAACCTTGGTATTCGCCGCTTTGCTCTCTATCAAGCAAACGCTGGTGAAAAGTTGGCGCAGTACATTCATCCCGGAAATAAAATTGGAGTGCTTGTTCGTTTTGTTGATCCAAGCAACAAGCTTTCAGCAGATTTGGGCCGCGATGTTGCTATGCACGTTGCAGCAATGAATCCTCAATACTTAGATCGTAACAGCGTTCCCGAAAATGTTTTGCTGAAAGAAAAAGAAATTCAAAAAGCTCAAATGGCTGGTCAAAATAAACCTGAAGAAATCTTGAACAAAATTGTTGAAGGTAAAATTGGAAAATACTTTAGCGAAGTTTGTCTTCAAGAACAAATTTTTGTAAAAGATCCCGAAGGAAAACAAGCCGTAAGCAAATACCTTAAAGGTGTAGATGCTGGCATCGAAATTAAAGAATTTGTTCGTTACCAAGTAGGTGAGGGCATCGAATAAAAGCCAAAGAGCGGGGGGACAGTGGCCAAAGTAAAATACAAACGCATTCTGCTAAAACTTTCAGGCGAAGCTCTTTTGCCGCCCGATTCAAAGTACGGCATTTCAACTTCTGTTGCCGACAAAATTGCCGCCGAGATAAAGCAAGTAGTGAAACTGGGCGTTCAGCTTGGAGTTGTTATTGGCGCCGGAAATATTTTCCGCGGTGAGGCAGCAGCAGACGAAGGTATGGACCGCGTTATCGCCGATAACATGGGCATGCTTGCAACCGTCATCAACAGCTTAGCTTTGCAGGACGGGCTTTTCCGAGCCAACGTTCCATCCAGGGTTCTCACTTCATTTCCCATGCATCAAGTGGGCACACCTTTTTCACAACGCGATGCCCTTCGCTATTTAGGCAGAGGAGACGTTGTTATTTTTGGTGGAGGAACAGGAAACCCTTTCTTCAGCACCGATACAGCGGCTTCGCTTCGTGCACTTGAAGTTCATGCTGAAATTATTTTCAAAGGAACAAAAGTGGATGGCATTTACGACAAAGATCCCGTGAAACACAAAAATGCTAAAAAGTTTCAAAACTTGAGCTACCTCGATGTCCTTAATCAAAAGCTTTCGGTAATGGATCTCACGGCTATTTCTATGTGTATGAACGCTAACATTCCCATTACAGTCTTCGACATGTTCTCAAAAGGAAATTTCCTGAAGGCGGTATCTGGAGAAAAAATAGGAACACTTGTCCATGCTTGATTCTTATCAAAAAGATGCCAAAGAAAAAATGAAACGCTCACTTGAAGCCCTGCGAAATGACCTTGCAAAGCTTCGCACCGGAAGAGCAAACACCGCATTACTAGATGCTGTGCGCGTTGATTACTACGGAGCTCTCACTCCGCTGAATCAGCTAGCGACACTTTCTGTAAGCGACTCAAGAACAATTGTGATTCAACCGTGGGATGGTTCTGTTATTGCCCTCATCGAAAAATCTATCATGCAATCTGACTTGGGCCTAAATCCTATGAACGATGGAAAACTTATTCGAGTCTCTCTTCCAGCACTTAACGAAGAACGTCGAAAAGATTTGGTTAAAGTAGCAAAAAAACACGGCGAAGAGTGTAAAGTAAGTATTAGAAATATTCGACGTGACATAAACGATCAACTCAAAAAAGCACAAAAGCAAGGCGAGCTTACAGAAGATGAAGAGAAAA
The sequence above is drawn from the Deltaproteobacteria bacterium CG11_big_fil_rev_8_21_14_0_20_42_23 genome and encodes:
- a CDS encoding elongation factor Ts; this encodes MSISASAVKELREKTGAGMMECKKALTEASGDFEKAIEILRKRGLSLAAKKASRKASEGTIGEYLSNDASFGTLLEVNCETDFVAKNDDFQNFVAKLVEVISKNKPASVDALMELSLGSETVASTLTNMIAKIGENLGIRRFALYQANAGEKLAQYIHPGNKIGVLVRFVDPSNKLSADLGRDVAMHVAAMNPQYLDRNSVPENVLLKEKEIQKAQMAGQNKPEEILNKIVEGKIGKYFSEVCLQEQIFVKDPEGKQAVSKYLKGVDAGIEIKEFVRYQVGEGIE
- a CDS encoding UMP kinase, which gives rise to MAKVKYKRILLKLSGEALLPPDSKYGISTSVADKIAAEIKQVVKLGVQLGVVIGAGNIFRGEAAADEGMDRVIADNMGMLATVINSLALQDGLFRANVPSRVLTSFPMHQVGTPFSQRDALRYLGRGDVVIFGGGTGNPFFSTDTAASLRALEVHAEIIFKGTKVDGIYDKDPVKHKNAKKFQNLSYLDVLNQKLSVMDLTAISMCMNANIPITVFDMFSKGNFLKAVSGEKIGTLVHA
- the rpsB gene encoding 30S ribosomal protein S2, producing MSITVSIKEMLEAGAHFGHQTKRWNPKMRPYIFTQRNGIHIIDLDQTAAQAKKAANFILETVASGKRVLFVGTKKQARETIAEAAKKADQFYVINRWMGGTLTNFKTIKASIDRMVKLMEMRDNGEFEKLIKKEGLKMARSIEKLEENLGGIREMKKAPGAVILVDPSHEHIAKKEAMRLNIPVVALLDTNCDPDNIDYPIACNDDAIRSIQYFMDLFTEACIEGGKLRDVRIRADQEKSAQRKEEEKKSMPRVREKKMAGNKTRAYTAKKAEHEEGASAEEVETFAKASAEKKEN
- a CDS encoding ribosome recycling factor; the encoded protein is MLDSYQKDAKEKMKRSLEALRNDLAKLRTGRANTALLDAVRVDYYGALTPLNQLATLSVSDSRTIVIQPWDGSVIALIEKSIMQSDLGLNPMNDGKLIRVSLPALNEERRKDLVKVAKKHGEECKVSIRNIRRDINDQLKKAQKQGELTEDEEKKALDIMQKFTDDFSKLVDETVVHKEKDIMEV